Part of the Dioscorea cayenensis subsp. rotundata cultivar TDr96_F1 unplaced genomic scaffold, TDr96_F1_v2_PseudoChromosome.rev07_lg8_w22 25.fasta BLBR01000129.1, whole genome shotgun sequence genome, ACCCATGATAACCTCCCTGTCCAAGTTTGGAGCCTTCCTTGTAGTCCCTCCAGGAGCTGGTATAGCAAGATAATGAGGGTCATAAAATCGTGGAGTTAGTGCAAACCCAAGGCAATGCATGGGAATGTTCATTTTCTCCCACCTAGTTATTATAATTTCCTCCATTGTAGGATAATGTGCACTATACTTGTTGCAGCTCATTATATCTCTTAGCTCTCCCAACATGTTGTCCATCCTTTCATAAATCTCCCCCATTTTGGCACCTTCTCCATCAGCAAATTTGACTAACAAATAAATGGGCTTGGTAATCTTAATTACATTTTCAACTTCATCCCAAAACTCTTCACTGGCTATTGTCTCAGTTACTAAAGCCCCCACCTTTCTATTATTCTCATCCCCCTGTTTTACCCATTCTTTCCATGTCTTAAGAATAGTGATCATGGCAAGAGCTTCTCTACAATCAAGTAATCGTTTCCACAGAATATAATGAGAAGCAAATCTGGTTTTAGCCACTTTTAACAACTCCATATTTGAATGAGCTCTAAACATTGCTAAAGCATGTGTGTGGTTGAGTATATACTTCACAATATTTTTCCCCCTTTTATATGTGCTACTCAACCACTCATAACTTCTAGCAAAATCTTTGAATATCAAATTTAGAGTATGCACAACGCAAGGAGTCCAAAAAATATGCTTGTGTACCTTTTCTATTTCCTTCCCAGCAAGCTTGCAATTTGCAGCATTGTCAGTTACAATTTGTAGAACATTTGATGCACCAATTTCTTCAACAGCCTTTAGCAAAAATTCTGCAATGGCAGCCCCTGTTTTTTCAATTCCTGAGAAGTCTTCAGCATACATGAACATCGCTCCACGACTGTTTGCTGCAATGACATTGATTAATGGCATGTTCTTAACATTCGTCCACCCATCTGTGACAATTGAAACCCCTTGAGTGTACCAAGTGTCTTTGATTGGTATTAAGTCCTTTTCAACACTTCTTTTGCATTCATCAAGTAAAGTAGTTCTTGCTTTTTCAAATGAAGGAGCTTTATAACCTTTTGGACCCTTATTGATTGCCGCCACCATCTCATTAAACTGAGGATTTCTCAAAACATTGAATGGGATTCCGTTAGCTGTTAGCCCTCTTATCACTTTCAAGTCAACATCATTTCTCTCCATAATACCAAAAGCATCTCCAATAGGTTTCATTATAGGTACTTGGCTGAATCTTTTGGTGATGGTAGAACTTTTTAAAGAAGATGACACCCCTGCTTTCTCTGCTTCTTGGACTCTTTTTCGTAATTTTTCCATCTCTTTTCTATCTTTTAGCATAATTGGACAGCGTTGGATTTCACATCTTTTCCCAGGCTCTGGACCAAAGAAGTGAGCATGAATTCTAGTGTATGAACTAGTGAAGACTTGTTTGCAATGTTTACAAGTCCAACGTTTTGAACCTCCTGAACTTTGGGATGTTGGTTTGATTTTGGAGACATTACTTAAAAgagtttcttttatcttttagaaTTCTTATTAATTCAGCCTAGGTTATAGCAACCATTTGTCTAATTAATGTAATTTCGGTTAAGGTAAAGTAATTtaatgatttgttttatttccgATGTGATATTAACTTTAGTAGTTGGTTAGATGCTCTTTCATCGATAATGCATcgggtttaaaaaatatacactatttaaaaatagatagcGATTCTATCTATAACaacttttaaaaactaataaattgtaATGTTAtctataactatttttttttaaacaaaatctgTTAGAtagatttttattaaacttaaataattttgatacaCCCTTATCATCGACTCAGATCGCGTACCCAACCGATTCAGAACGAAAACGAACTCCGATTGGCTACGAGCGATCTAGATCAAAGATCGGTGGGGGGATTAACGAATCTGGTAACTTATGATTAAGGCAACGTTTTGGAATATGGAGAGACTTTTTAGGAGAGAATAaaacaaagagagaaataaaacaaggaaagagttttaaaaaaagaaacttttttAAGAAAACTAAAGGAAAACTTGAGAGATTTTTTGTGAAAGATAAGTTTAATTGAGgaaaattttataagaaaacttTCAATCGACAATGGGTCAAACTCTAGTTCTTGAGCGAGAATTATGGAACAATTTGATTTATATGAAACGATAGCCTAGGTAATGCGGAAGATGGCCTAATAGAGTTTGATAATGATATGACTAGAATTAAGATTCTAAATTAGGTGTTGTATACAAAACTTGAAAATTTAGATTGTCTTTTATGGTTATatgttaatgtttttattttggatctTCAATATTTTAGTAAATGATTATTATGTTAACTTAAGTTCAATCTTATGCAATTTCaatgttgttttctttcttttttactttttgtattTCAAATAGTGCTTCATGTCTCTTAGGCGAGCACCTAGGGTGGGGCTTAGCACCTGAAGCAATTTACATTCTCATCTCCTTAAGGGCGCTTAGCGCTTTTAAATACAGTGGTCCATATATGTTGAGAGTAAGGCTTATTAGTGGTTGCACTTCCTGTTTCATACATGATGATTTATCGTTTGCGTCATCACAGGTTTTGcttctaattaattatatggCCAAATAGGTCCCCTTTATATTGAAGGTTCACTAAGTGTTTTGTATCACATGATAATGCCAGCAAATCCTTTAATTTCTTGCGAGTTTTCTCCATAGGTTCTATcctttaacattataacttaagttttgtcatttattttataaattgtggTGTGTGATGAAATAATTCTTCCGTTTTTTTGACATGCAGTTCTCCACTTCTTTTGTAGATGAGCCATGTAAAAGGAGATTCTCAAGGCACTTCTTCATATTTGATCAAGGTAATTCTTGGATACAGAATAGCCTATCAGTCATTGGGAGTCGTTTGCCAATTGTTTTTTATAGTTGATGCTGAAGAAGCTCCTTTTTTTCCCCcttatttatctacttttaCTTGTGTCTCAGTTGGAATTGTTGGCTGCCAAGAATCTAATTGGTGCAAACTTGAATGGCACATCTGATCCATATGCTATTATCACTTGTGGTGAACAGAAAAAATTTAGGTGACTACCACGGACTTTCTTGAGCttttaattgatgatttatCTAGACTGCTGTATGTTAACATGCAGCTAATAAATCTCAAGCTGAACTTTGTGGTGTtgcttatttgatatttttgttataaagaCTGTACAATGCATGCAACTTTGTTTTAAAAGAAGAAACAGTTCATTGACTGGCACATTTAAAGGTTAATCCAGTGAATCAACTGTTGATTAATATTACGGTGACCACCAAACGCAGCTTGTTCCTTGCGCATGATgatctttaaattctttctttgaAATTCAATGCCCATTTTCACTCTTGCAGAACATCAACTAAAGTTTTTTGTATGATCTATGATCATCTTGTCTCTAATTCTCACATGTTTCTAGGTATGAGCTTAGGaaaataatcttttattttaaaaatcaaagcaaTTGAATTTATGGATGGTTCATAATTGATACAGTATGCTCTCTTGTTAGTATGTGTCTGTATCATGGAATATTTGGTATTGCtgaatttttgcattttttaccGTGAGTATTGTGCTATGCATATGGTTCTTTTGACTAATGCCTGATACCTATCTAGCTGTTATTATGCAACTGAAAAATGTTCTTTAAGTTTTATTCATGTTCATGCAGTTCCATGGTTCCTGGTTCAAGAAATCCAATGTGGGAGAGGGTTCAATTTTTGTTGATGCGCTTCCTGTCCAGGGTTTTCTGTGCTTTCAGTTTTCCCAACATTAACGTTTTCATTTGCACAAGCTTCTTTGGTTAAATTGCTGCTCATGGGCTATGTTGCTTAGCAAATATTATGTCTTGTCCTTCTTGTACCATGCTATGCCACCTGGCAACACTTTTGTGAGCACAATACTTTGACTTTGATCTCATTGCCAATTGTTGCACTATTTTTGGTGTTGAGTGCACTGGTTGCAGTTCTCTAACTAGAACATTGTTACTTCAACATGGTGATAACATCATGTGCTGCTTTATTTATCCTGATTGGCAGCGCCCTGATGCTTGTAGTAGAATCCAAATACAATGTCGTTTCAGTATGAATACTTAAATGTGCATTTCATTGTGCCAGTTACATCTCATCATATGCAACTGTCAACAAATTATGACatttaagaaataaatgcatcTTACTAACCACCCTTCTGTAGTAGTGTAGATCATGTCATTCTTGGTTTtataagtttgttatttttatttggtgatTTATGGAAAACTGAGAGCAATAAGGGATAGGAATAACTAATTTAGCTTGGTTTGGTTTGATCCTAGAGAATGGAAACTGCAAGGAGATGTTTGGTTGGGGTTAAAGATTGCCACCTTAAGGGaaactttttcaaatattgagtTGGAAAATATTGAGGTTGGAGGAAACTTTTATCTAAAGCTAACTAAAGTTTGACTTAGGTAATaccaatgaaaattaaatattttaatatataaaaattatttttgatattaatgGTAAAGTGTTTATTATagtgataatatttaaaattaattactgaatatatttatttaaataataatatatttgttaaatagaTTATCACCAAATGTTTTGAAGTTCGAGATGGCTTGCCCATCCAAGCAAATATGAGTGCGAAGTAGAAACTTGCTTGGTAGAAGTAAGCATCAAATCCTTTGATATGGGTACAATTAAGTGCTTTGTTTCATTCAGCAATATTTGATTAATGTACTCATTTCACTAAAACAAAGGG contains:
- the LOC120253611 gene encoding BAG-associated GRAM protein 1-like, giving the protein MAGVSIGLLLPSWWEIEVTVSAALFVIAVYSLFEKFYSCGCAEDGRKKGAEEAALASEPLLRDSDEKEKMSHVKGDSQGTSSYLIKLELLAAKNLIGANLNGTSDPYAIITCGEQKKFSSMVPGSRNPMWERVQFLLMRFLSRVFCAFSFPNINVFICTSFFG